The following coding sequences are from one Streptomyces angustmyceticus window:
- a CDS encoding transposase produces the protein MTDDEWAVLDPLLPKSNIRCGRWRDHRQVINGIVHRLSTGCQWRELPVDGCGRHLPCPDFGVDE, from the coding sequence CTGACTGACGACGAGTGGGCGGTGCTGGATCCGCTGCTGCCGAAGAGCAATATCCGGTGCGGGCGGTGGCGGGATCATCGGCAGGTGATCAACGGGATCGTCCATCGGCTCAGCACCGGTTGCCAGTGGCGCGAGCTGCCCGTCGACGGATGCGGGAGGCACCTGCCTTGCCCCGACTTCGGTGTCGACGAGTAG
- a CDS encoding alpha/beta fold hydrolase yields the protein MKNVSLTDTVFVFVHGAWHSSGQWAATQRALAGLGAASVAVDMPGHGFDAPLPTGYLLPGQPGLLTEKSRLAPLTMDDCAEAVLSVLRQVRHHRTVVLVAHSAGGGPSSLAAERAPELVDRIVYLSAFVPAGRPRFFDYLGSPENATALGQNLNLGDPEALGAVRINPLSPDPAYLDELRETHYHDTPLDRFDRWRSALSPDLPLAIPTAPVTLTAARWGRIPRTFLRCAEDRALAPAAQDLMIAEADRAFPGNPFTVRTLPGSHSPFAARPGELAAVLAS from the coding sequence ATGAAGAACGTATCCCTGACCGACACCGTCTTCGTTTTCGTGCACGGCGCCTGGCACAGCTCCGGACAGTGGGCAGCGACGCAGCGCGCGCTGGCCGGACTGGGCGCTGCGAGCGTGGCCGTCGACATGCCGGGGCACGGCTTCGACGCACCCCTGCCCACCGGATACCTGCTGCCCGGCCAGCCGGGCCTGCTGACCGAGAAGTCACGGCTCGCCCCCCTGACGATGGACGACTGCGCCGAGGCAGTACTGAGCGTCCTGCGCCAGGTGCGTCACCATCGCACTGTCGTGCTCGTCGCGCACAGCGCGGGCGGCGGTCCATCGTCCCTGGCCGCGGAGCGGGCGCCCGAGCTGGTGGACCGAATCGTCTACCTGTCCGCGTTCGTCCCGGCCGGGCGGCCGCGGTTCTTCGACTACCTGGGCTCACCCGAGAACGCCACCGCGCTGGGCCAGAACCTGAACCTCGGCGACCCCGAGGCCCTGGGCGCCGTAAGGATCAATCCGCTCTCACCGGATCCCGCCTACCTCGACGAACTGCGGGAAACCCACTACCACGACACCCCGCTGGACCGCTTTGACCGGTGGCGGTCCGCGCTGAGCCCTGATCTGCCCCTGGCGATCCCGACGGCTCCGGTCACCCTGACCGCGGCACGGTGGGGACGAATTCCACGAACTTTCCTGCGCTGCGCCGAGGACCGGGCGCTGGCACCGGCCGCGCAGGACCTGATGATCGCGGAAGCCGACCGTGCCTTCCCCGGTAACCCGTTCACTGTGCGTACCCTGCCCGGCAGCCACAGCCCGTTCGCAGCCCGGCCGGGCGAGCTCGCCGCGGTCCTCGCCTCGTGA
- a CDS encoding IS3 family transposase produces MTVHPFIEAEKRAGHSVKRACELLKVSRTAFYARRSGKPGPRTVQDAELTRRIAAVHEHSRGTYGAPRVHAVLKQEGAGCGRRRVARLMRAAGLEGRHRRRRHTTTIPDPRSALRPDLVVRDFAPDAAGLDTRWCGDITYVPTDEGWLYLATVIDIASRRVVGWATADHLRTDLVADALRSACQQRRPAHPVIFHSDRGCQYTSQQFAALAYELDVRLSVGRTGQCWDNALAESFFATIKRELLGTAAWPSRASAHTAIFDFIEGWYNLHRLHSSLGYRSPADYETALAA; encoded by the coding sequence GTGACGGTGCACCCGTTCATCGAGGCGGAGAAACGCGCTGGTCACAGCGTCAAGCGCGCATGTGAACTGCTCAAGGTCTCCCGAACCGCCTTCTACGCCCGCCGTAGCGGCAAGCCCGGTCCCCGCACCGTCCAGGACGCCGAGCTGACCCGGCGGATCGCCGCAGTCCACGAGCATTCACGCGGTACCTATGGGGCCCCGCGCGTTCATGCGGTACTCAAGCAGGAAGGCGCCGGCTGCGGCCGCCGCCGGGTTGCCCGGCTGATGCGGGCGGCCGGTTTGGAGGGCCGGCACCGCAGGCGACGGCACACCACCACGATTCCTGATCCTCGATCCGCCCTCCGGCCCGACCTCGTGGTCCGCGACTTCGCCCCCGACGCCGCGGGACTCGATACCCGCTGGTGCGGCGACATCACCTACGTCCCGACCGACGAGGGCTGGCTCTATCTGGCCACGGTCATCGACATCGCCTCGCGGCGGGTGGTGGGCTGGGCCACCGCCGACCACCTGCGGACCGATCTGGTCGCCGATGCTCTGCGATCTGCCTGCCAGCAGCGTCGCCCTGCCCATCCGGTGATCTTCCACTCGGATCGCGGCTGCCAATACACCAGTCAGCAATTCGCCGCCCTGGCATATGAGTTGGACGTCCGTCTCTCTGTCGGACGCACCGGACAATGCTGGGACAACGCCCTTGCCGAGTCCTTCTTCGCCACCATCAAACGTGAGTTGCTCGGCACCGCCGCCTGGCCCAGTCGGGCCTCTGCCCACACCGCGATCTTCGACTTCATCGAGGGCTGGTACAACTTGCACCGACTGCACAGCAGCCTTGGTTACCGCAGTCCCGCCGACTACGAGACCGCCCTCGCGGCCTGA
- a CDS encoding FAD-dependent oxidoreductase, whose protein sequence is MTTARLACRLGGTDGADVLVVGAGLAGLNTATLLARQGHDVLLVERRTNLAGAIRTTGIFVRKTLDDFPLPPDCLGPPIRRVVLYPPDLRRPVSLTSPRDEYRVGDMGPLYEATAATAVDAGVRIALGTRYTGRQGNTFHLAGRDGPTTVRARFIVGADGARSRVARDLALDRNHHLIVGAEEVFELPGSDQPPTFHCVLDPSLAPGYLAWVINDGQHAHVGVAGYADRYPDGLRRAMEQFSASAPGLTGVERPETVERRAGPIPVGGLLRRISCADGLLVGDAAGAVSPLTAGGLDPCLRQSQLAAEVLDDALRTGKPDTMANYDGAALRPHFRGRLMLRGILARVRTPATAAAGFTLLRTPFGRAAASRVLFGDRSFPDPTPK, encoded by the coding sequence ATGACGACAGCACGCCTCGCTTGCCGCCTCGGGGGCACAGACGGCGCCGACGTACTGGTGGTCGGGGCCGGCCTGGCCGGACTCAACACCGCCACACTCCTCGCCCGACAAGGCCACGACGTGCTCCTGGTCGAACGCCGAACGAACCTTGCCGGCGCGATCCGCACCACAGGAATCTTCGTACGGAAGACCCTCGACGACTTCCCGCTGCCCCCCGACTGCCTCGGACCACCGATCCGACGCGTGGTCCTCTACCCCCCTGACCTGCGCCGCCCGGTCAGCCTCACCAGCCCCCGCGACGAATACCGGGTGGGCGACATGGGACCACTCTACGAAGCGACGGCCGCCACCGCGGTCGACGCCGGCGTCCGCATCGCACTGGGCACGCGCTACACCGGCCGGCAGGGCAACACCTTCCACCTTGCCGGTCGCGACGGACCCACCACGGTCCGGGCCCGCTTCATCGTCGGCGCCGACGGGGCCCGCTCAAGAGTCGCCCGCGACCTCGCTCTCGACCGCAACCACCACCTGATCGTCGGCGCCGAAGAGGTCTTCGAACTCCCCGGAAGCGACCAACCACCGACATTCCACTGCGTACTCGACCCCTCACTCGCCCCCGGCTACCTGGCCTGGGTGATCAACGACGGGCAACACGCCCACGTCGGGGTCGCGGGCTACGCCGACCGCTATCCAGACGGTCTTCGCCGTGCGATGGAGCAGTTCAGCGCCTCAGCGCCCGGGCTGACCGGAGTCGAACGTCCCGAAACGGTGGAGCGGCGCGCAGGCCCCATCCCTGTCGGCGGCCTGCTGCGCAGGATCAGCTGCGCCGACGGGCTTCTCGTGGGGGATGCAGCAGGCGCGGTCTCCCCCCTCACCGCCGGCGGCCTGGACCCGTGCCTACGGCAGTCGCAACTCGCAGCCGAAGTCCTCGACGACGCACTGCGCACCGGAAAACCCGACACGATGGCCAACTACGACGGAGCCGCACTCCGCCCCCACTTCCGCGGACGACTCATGCTGCGCGGGATTTTGGCCCGCGTACGGACGCCTGCCACAGCAGCAGCGGGATTCACCCTGCTACGCACACCGTTCGGCCGGGCCGCGGCAAGCCGAGTCCTCTTCGGCGACAGATCCTTCCCCGACCCCACACCCAAGTGA
- a CDS encoding SDR family NAD(P)-dependent oxidoreductase codes for MISRSYLSELFSLDGRVAVVTGGSSGIGRAIAGALAGAGASVVIVARKESELAATVDELAADGCRAAWVSADLGSRDGVRAAAEQAAEVFGEPDILVNSAGINLRPPMGELGEEVWDATMAVNLEAPYLLGQRFGPGMAERGFGRIIHVTSQQAHRAFVQSGAYGVSKGALESLARSQAEAWSPHGVTCNTLVPGFVMTPLNERLSSDPEKVAALAARTMVGRNGLAEDFAGAAVFLAGRASSYVTGQAIFVDGGLSVH; via the coding sequence ATGATCTCGCGAAGCTACCTTTCCGAATTGTTCTCGCTGGACGGCCGGGTCGCCGTGGTGACGGGCGGCAGCTCCGGCATTGGCCGGGCCATTGCCGGGGCTCTCGCGGGAGCGGGGGCGAGCGTGGTGATTGTGGCGCGCAAGGAGTCGGAGCTGGCCGCCACGGTCGACGAGCTGGCGGCGGACGGCTGTCGGGCAGCCTGGGTGAGCGCCGACCTGGGCTCCCGCGACGGGGTGCGCGCGGCGGCGGAGCAGGCAGCCGAGGTGTTCGGCGAGCCGGACATTCTCGTCAACAGCGCCGGGATCAACCTGCGGCCCCCGATGGGCGAGTTGGGCGAAGAGGTGTGGGACGCCACGATGGCGGTGAACCTGGAGGCGCCCTACTTGTTGGGCCAACGGTTCGGGCCCGGGATGGCCGAGCGGGGCTTCGGGCGGATCATCCACGTCACCTCCCAGCAGGCGCACCGGGCGTTCGTCCAGAGCGGCGCCTACGGGGTTTCCAAAGGGGCGCTGGAGTCGCTTGCCCGCTCGCAGGCCGAGGCGTGGTCGCCCCACGGCGTCACCTGCAACACGCTGGTGCCCGGCTTCGTCATGACCCCGCTCAATGAGCGGTTGTCCTCCGATCCGGAGAAGGTGGCGGCGCTGGCCGCGCGCACGATGGTCGGGCGCAACGGCCTGGCCGAGGACTTCGCCGGAGCAGCGGTGTTCCTGGCCGGCCGCGCCTCCAGCTACGTCACCGGGCAGGCGATCTTCGTCGACGGCGGACTCTCCGTTCACTGA
- a CDS encoding helix-turn-helix domain-containing protein, whose product MPIAVDIDVMLARRKMSVGELADRVGITPANLAVLKNGRAKAVRFTTLAALCEVLECQPGDLLRWEPDGPGDGDKAAQESGTSVPAPSPPR is encoded by the coding sequence ATGCCGATCGCCGTCGACATCGACGTGATGCTGGCCAGACGGAAGATGTCCGTGGGCGAACTGGCGGACCGCGTGGGGATCACACCCGCCAACCTGGCGGTGCTCAAGAACGGCCGCGCCAAGGCGGTGCGCTTCACCACGCTCGCCGCGCTGTGCGAGGTGCTTGAGTGCCAGCCCGGAGACCTGCTGCGCTGGGAGCCCGACGGCCCCGGGGACGGGGACAAGGCTGCGCAAGAATCCGGAACATCCGTCCCAGCCCCCTCCCCGCCGCGGTGA
- a CDS encoding MFS transporter, translated as MLITAARLGDRYGYQRLFVLGAVVFMAGSVAAGCAPDATFLIAARLVQGAGSGLVAPQVLSIIQVAVPAARRPRALGLFGATVGVASLAGPLTGGLLVGADLFGLGWRSVFLVTVPVALVSLAGATVLSRTRGTAGQRMDGLGVLLTSVGFGALVLPLTLGGEAGWPWWTWATLAVSAAVLGYFALTLPHRPNPLVHPSLFRDRRARAGVLLVFAFNSGVPSFTYLLFLHLQSALGYPALTAALTSAPFAAAAVLGSRSAPALARRHGSAVLTVSALVLAGTALALAPLRRRRRPHLIRKLDGRPAHRTAAHHVTGRQHVDGPPLLQRDGPFELHGSSEQHVQVVPAGRRPVAAPPYDVGVVVHVPLAALVARGLLVEVLSGVVPGRRDR; from the coding sequence ATGCTCATCACGGCCGCGCGCCTCGGCGACCGGTACGGCTACCAGCGGCTGTTCGTGCTGGGCGCCGTCGTCTTCATGGCCGGTTCAGTAGCCGCCGGGTGTGCTCCCGATGCCACGTTCCTCATCGCGGCCCGGCTGGTCCAGGGCGCGGGCAGCGGCTTGGTCGCCCCGCAGGTTCTGTCGATCATCCAGGTCGCCGTCCCCGCTGCCCGGCGCCCACGGGCTCTCGGCCTGTTCGGTGCCACGGTGGGAGTGGCGTCGCTGGCCGGGCCGCTGACCGGCGGACTCCTCGTCGGCGCCGACCTCTTCGGTCTCGGCTGGCGCTCGGTGTTCCTGGTCACGGTGCCGGTGGCACTCGTCTCGCTCGCGGGCGCGACCGTACTGTCTCGCACGCGAGGCACGGCCGGACAACGCATGGACGGGCTGGGCGTGTTGCTGACCAGCGTGGGCTTCGGTGCGCTGGTGCTGCCGCTCACGCTGGGAGGGGAAGCCGGCTGGCCCTGGTGGACATGGGCGACTCTGGCCGTTTCCGCGGCCGTTCTCGGCTACTTCGCCCTGACTCTCCCGCACCGGCCGAATCCCCTGGTACATCCGTCACTGTTCCGCGACCGGAGGGCGCGTGCGGGGGTGCTGCTGGTGTTCGCGTTCAACTCCGGGGTGCCGTCCTTCACGTATCTGCTGTTCCTGCATCTGCAGTCGGCCCTCGGGTATCCCGCCCTCACGGCCGCGCTGACGTCGGCTCCCTTCGCGGCAGCGGCCGTGCTGGGCAGCCGTAGCGCACCCGCGCTGGCCCGCCGACACGGGTCGGCCGTGCTCACGGTCTCGGCGCTGGTATTGGCGGGGACGGCCCTGGCTCTCGCACCGCTGCGGCGCAGACGGCGGCCTCACCTGATCCGGAAACTTGATGGCAGACCTGCACACCGGACTGCTGCCCACCACGTCACCGGCCGCCAACACGTCGACGGTCCGCCCCTCTTGCAGAGGGACGGACCGTTTGAACTGCATGGATCATCGGAGCAGCACGTCCAGGTGGTACCTGCTGGTCGACGTCCAGTCGCAGCGCCACCGTATGACGTTGGTGTGGTTGTCCACGTACCACTGGCCGCGCTGGTTGCACGCGGCCTTCTTGTTGAAGTCCTCTCCGGTGTCGTACCAGGACGAAGAGATCGTTGA
- a CDS encoding DUF317 domain-containing protein: MHESQTLRIERIHAVPAHESAWAVAAYETRVSDHMWPLTVTGATPAPVLQELPAHLAGDGWDIAVGSAVDEKSVTAATRPLVEAGWKHGIDGRWMRWTNLSEDAGVAILCSQRT, translated from the coding sequence ATGCACGAATCCCAGACCCTGCGCATCGAGCGCATCCACGCCGTCCCCGCCCACGAGAGCGCCTGGGCCGTCGCCGCGTACGAGACTCGCGTCTCGGACCACATGTGGCCTCTCACCGTGACTGGTGCAACCCCTGCCCCCGTGCTGCAGGAGCTGCCGGCCCACCTCGCCGGTGATGGATGGGACATAGCCGTCGGCAGTGCCGTGGACGAGAAGTCCGTCACCGCCGCAACCAGGCCACTCGTGGAAGCTGGCTGGAAGCACGGCATCGACGGGCGCTGGATGCGCTGGACGAACCTGTCCGAGGACGCGGGGGTTGCAATCCTGTGTTCACAGCGCACTTGA
- a CDS encoding DUF2975 domain-containing protein, producing the protein MGKLTVLALRAVMVALHAGAVSAQAVMVAMLTGAMEESILVDRRTPVLVIMVLGVVTVQVVLVCVWRLVTMAQRGTVFSHAAFRYVHLVMGAFVAASLLVLALGAVLAPGVVVPPGVVALLGGISLAIFGNALIVLVLRMLLAQAVARDVEASQLGAELAEVI; encoded by the coding sequence TTGGGAAAGCTGACAGTGCTCGCGCTGCGTGCCGTGATGGTGGCGCTGCACGCCGGGGCGGTCTCCGCCCAGGCAGTAATGGTGGCGATGCTGACGGGCGCCATGGAGGAGAGCATCCTTGTGGACCGCCGCACTCCGGTCCTCGTGATCATGGTCCTGGGTGTCGTGACGGTTCAGGTGGTCCTGGTCTGCGTGTGGCGGCTGGTAACGATGGCGCAACGCGGAACCGTGTTCTCCCACGCCGCATTCCGCTACGTCCATCTCGTGATGGGCGCGTTCGTGGCGGCCTCGCTCCTGGTGCTCGCGCTCGGGGCGGTCCTGGCGCCTGGCGTTGTCGTCCCCCCGGGCGTTGTGGCCCTGCTGGGCGGGATCAGCCTGGCGATCTTCGGGAACGCACTCATCGTGCTCGTGCTGCGGATGCTCCTCGCACAAGCCGTCGCACGCGACGTCGAGGCGTCGCAGCTGGGGGCCGAGCTGGCCGAGGTGATCTGA
- a CDS encoding LysR family transcriptional regulator, producing MEARHLRYAVALAEHEHFGRAAGELGIAQPPLSKQIADLEREVGARLFDRTRQGVFPTAAGEAFLARARRALDEIAAATIDAGRAARGETGRLRLGFIASALLDPLPGVLSRFGRERPDVRLELHEMATSRSSSALVAGELDVALTLGPPRGAGAEHLASLPIGRDHVIAVVSTVHPYAGQQSVSADQLRRQPLIVSAGEDEPAVVAGLRTLLGTDSSALGGATVARDVHTIIGLAASGVGVGLGPSRMRAVPRPGVRFCEVTPRTSLPDLVLSFAARDHSPVLRAFLDTIRKNCPDVGAALNDRLRLHT from the coding sequence ATGGAAGCGCGACACCTGCGGTACGCGGTTGCTCTCGCCGAGCACGAACATTTCGGCCGGGCGGCCGGCGAACTGGGCATCGCGCAGCCGCCGCTGTCCAAGCAGATCGCCGACCTGGAGCGCGAGGTCGGGGCCCGCCTGTTCGACCGCACACGTCAGGGGGTGTTCCCGACCGCCGCCGGTGAGGCGTTCCTCGCGCGGGCACGCCGGGCGCTCGACGAGATCGCGGCGGCCACGATCGACGCGGGCCGGGCCGCGCGCGGCGAGACGGGACGTCTGCGCCTCGGCTTCATCGCCTCGGCACTGCTCGACCCGCTGCCGGGCGTCCTGAGCCGGTTCGGCCGTGAACGGCCCGACGTGAGACTGGAACTGCACGAGATGGCGACCAGCCGCAGCAGCTCAGCTCTCGTCGCCGGGGAGCTGGACGTGGCCCTCACCCTCGGCCCGCCACGGGGTGCCGGAGCCGAGCATCTCGCGTCCCTTCCGATCGGACGCGACCACGTGATCGCTGTGGTAAGTACGGTGCACCCGTACGCGGGTCAACAGTCGGTAAGTGCCGACCAGTTGCGGCGACAGCCGCTGATCGTGTCGGCCGGCGAGGACGAGCCCGCTGTAGTCGCCGGACTGCGCACCCTGCTGGGCACGGACTCATCGGCTCTCGGCGGCGCGACCGTCGCGAGGGACGTGCACACGATCATCGGCCTCGCCGCCTCGGGCGTGGGCGTCGGCCTGGGGCCGTCCCGTATGAGGGCGGTCCCGCGTCCGGGAGTGCGGTTCTGTGAAGTGACCCCGCGCACGTCCCTGCCCGATCTCGTCCTGTCCTTCGCGGCCCGCGATCACTCCCCGGTGCTGCGCGCCTTCCTCGACACCATCCGGAAGAACTGCCCCGACGTCGGTGCCGCACTCAACGACCGGCTCCGGCTCCACACTTGA
- a CDS encoding class I adenylate-forming enzyme family protein has translation MIVNAQEISEPRTYVDRILEHWNKDEDAEALVQGAQRLTRGEARRQLFRLGHALRGQGLAPGDGVGLFLANRVDSVLVQLAVHLIGCRVVFLPPEPGPGELAALVEQSRARAVVTDPLFAERAADAAGRSVHAPALLSLGPCEQRCADLLALAAECPDARPDGVPAPGADEVVTVLYTGGTLGRPKLAAHTHRLYDMLVDLMTDAAEDSGPAFFPTMDPSTDRVLAATLLTHGSGHLTSIQALVTGSALVVLPEFEAGAALTVLREERITATMFVPPMMYAVLDHPECKPGVLPALRRIAVGGAATSPSRLQQAVEVFGPVLGQGYGQSEALAIAAFGAEELASECALRPELWRSCGRAISDTEIEIRAEDSTAALPVRQVGEVCVRGNAVMLGYYEDPERTAAALQDGWLRTGDLGYLDAEGYLYLVDRAKDIIVTGSTSDNVYSRVLEDFLLTLPGVRNAAALGVPDEEYGEAVQIFLATAEGVEIDPEAVGAAVTAELGELYTPRKTVLLDQLPTTKVGKVDKKALRAAWTSGALTTP, from the coding sequence GTGATCGTTAACGCACAGGAAATATCCGAGCCGCGGACGTACGTGGACCGCATTCTGGAGCACTGGAACAAGGACGAGGACGCCGAGGCGCTCGTCCAGGGGGCGCAGCGGCTGACCAGAGGGGAAGCCCGGCGGCAGCTGTTCAGGCTGGGGCATGCGCTGCGGGGGCAGGGGCTCGCGCCCGGTGACGGGGTGGGGCTTTTTCTGGCCAACCGTGTCGACTCGGTCCTCGTTCAGCTCGCCGTCCATCTCATCGGCTGTCGCGTCGTCTTCTTGCCGCCCGAGCCGGGGCCCGGCGAGCTCGCCGCGCTCGTCGAGCAGTCCCGGGCGCGCGCCGTGGTCACCGACCCGCTCTTCGCGGAACGGGCCGCCGATGCGGCCGGCCGCAGCGTCCACGCCCCCGCACTGCTCAGCCTCGGCCCGTGTGAGCAGCGGTGCGCGGACCTGCTGGCCCTGGCGGCCGAGTGCCCGGACGCGCGCCCCGACGGTGTGCCCGCCCCGGGAGCGGACGAGGTCGTCACCGTCCTCTACACCGGCGGAACCCTGGGCCGCCCCAAGCTCGCCGCGCACACCCACCGGCTCTACGACATGCTGGTCGACCTGATGACGGACGCCGCGGAGGACTCCGGCCCCGCGTTCTTCCCGACCATGGACCCGAGCACGGACAGGGTGCTCGCCGCCACGCTGCTCACGCACGGCAGCGGCCATCTCACCTCGATCCAGGCCCTGGTGACGGGGTCCGCCCTGGTCGTGCTGCCCGAGTTCGAAGCGGGCGCGGCGCTGACGGTGCTGCGCGAGGAGCGGATCACCGCCACCATGTTCGTGCCGCCCATGATGTACGCGGTGCTCGACCATCCGGAGTGCAAGCCGGGCGTCCTGCCCGCGCTGCGGCGGATCGCCGTGGGCGGCGCGGCCACGTCGCCCAGCCGGCTGCAGCAGGCGGTCGAGGTCTTCGGGCCGGTGCTCGGCCAGGGCTACGGGCAGTCGGAGGCGCTCGCCATCGCCGCGTTCGGCGCGGAGGAGCTCGCTTCGGAGTGTGCCCTGCGCCCCGAGCTCTGGCGCAGCTGCGGTCGCGCGATATCCGACACCGAGATCGAGATCCGTGCCGAGGACAGCACTGCGGCGTTGCCCGTCCGGCAGGTCGGCGAGGTGTGTGTCCGGGGCAACGCGGTGATGCTCGGCTACTACGAGGACCCGGAGCGCACCGCGGCGGCACTGCAGGACGGCTGGCTGCGCACCGGCGACCTGGGCTACCTCGACGCCGAGGGCTACCTCTATCTCGTCGACCGGGCCAAGGACATCATCGTCACCGGCAGCACCAGCGACAACGTCTACTCCAGAGTCCTGGAGGACTTCCTGCTCACGCTGCCCGGTGTGCGCAACGCGGCGGCGCTGGGCGTCCCGGACGAGGAGTACGGGGAAGCCGTACAGATCTTCCTCGCCACGGCCGAGGGTGTCGAGATCGACCCGGAGGCGGTCGGCGCGGCGGTGACCGCCGAGCTGGGAGAGCTGTACACGCCCCGGAAGACGGTGCTGCTTGACCAGCTGCCGACGACCAAGGTCGGCAAGGTGGACAAGAAGGCGCTGCGCGCCGCGTGGACGAGCGGCGCCTTGACCACGCCATAG
- a CDS encoding VOC family protein: MTTENTSAPTFRYSAVTFDCPDPAELARFYGEALGLPVVFSTEDFVLLGQEGAAGLGFNRLADYRRPTWPAPSQEKQAHIELGVDDLDAAQARLLALGAVRPEFQPAPDRWRVLLDPAGHPFCISTLA, from the coding sequence ATGACCACGGAAAACACCTCCGCTCCCACGTTCCGCTACTCGGCCGTCACCTTCGACTGCCCGGACCCCGCCGAACTGGCCCGCTTCTATGGCGAGGCCCTCGGTCTGCCCGTCGTCTTCTCCACCGAGGACTTCGTCCTCCTCGGCCAGGAAGGCGCGGCCGGACTGGGGTTCAACCGACTGGCCGACTACCGCCGTCCCACCTGGCCGGCCCCTTCCCAGGAAAAGCAGGCCCACATCGAACTGGGCGTCGATGACTTGGATGCCGCGCAGGCCCGGCTGCTGGCCCTGGGGGCCGTCAGGCCCGAGTTCCAGCCGGCCCCCGACCGGTGGCGGGTCCTGCTGGACCCCGCAGGCCACCCGTTCTGCATATCCACCCTGGCCTGA
- a CDS encoding RICIN domain-containing protein, protein MALLAVIGASLAVTHLTGDETALSHVTGAPSASITPRPAPAGPQPGVYRIRSAASSLCLSEREGEGGGRVYQATCAKAVPVYSVEPVEGGAYRIRSLHPVFGYGCLGVTGGSTRAGAQLMDDYCGHRGSAERFQLQPAGHARYRLLPAHTSACTSVPGGPPTPWTPVLQLPCRPDDPGQLFLFDSHPPPTAIPSITSN, encoded by the coding sequence TTGGCGCTGCTGGCCGTGATCGGCGCCTCCCTGGCGGTCACGCACCTCACCGGGGACGAAACAGCCCTGTCCCATGTCACCGGTGCGCCTTCCGCCTCCATCACGCCTCGTCCTGCGCCGGCCGGTCCCCAGCCGGGCGTCTACCGCATCCGTTCCGCCGCCTCGTCACTCTGCCTGTCCGAACGGGAAGGTGAGGGCGGCGGCCGCGTCTACCAGGCCACCTGCGCGAAAGCCGTCCCGGTCTACTCCGTGGAGCCGGTTGAAGGCGGCGCCTACCGGATCCGCTCCCTCCACCCGGTCTTCGGCTACGGCTGCCTTGGCGTGACAGGCGGAAGCACACGCGCAGGTGCCCAACTGATGGACGACTACTGCGGCCACCGCGGAAGCGCCGAACGCTTCCAGCTCCAACCCGCCGGCCACGCCCGCTACCGCCTTCTCCCCGCCCACACCAGCGCCTGCACCTCGGTCCCCGGAGGCCCACCTACACCATGGACCCCCGTGCTCCAGCTCCCCTGCCGCCCGGACGACCCAGGCCAGCTCT
- a CDS encoding transposase has translation MESMGKKKPRPRRSFTPEFKAEIVELCRRGDRSVGQVAKDFDLTETAVRLWVSQAEVDAGEKDGLTSSEREELAALRRENRRLREDVDILKRATAFFAKETR, from the coding sequence ATGGAGAGCATGGGGAAGAAGAAGCCACGCCCTCGCCGCTCGTTCACGCCGGAGTTCAAGGCCGAGATCGTCGAGCTGTGCCGACGCGGTGACCGCTCGGTCGGCCAGGTGGCCAAGGACTTCGACCTGACAGAGACCGCGGTGCGGCTGTGGGTCAGCCAGGCTGAGGTCGACGCCGGTGAGAAGGATGGGCTGACCAGCAGCGAACGCGAGGAACTGGCCGCCTTGCGGCGGGAGAATCGCCGACTGCGCGAGGACGTCGACATCCTCAAGCGAGCCACGGCTTTCTTCGCGAAGGAGACCCGGTGA